Below is a genomic region from Tripterygium wilfordii isolate XIE 37 chromosome 12, ASM1340144v1, whole genome shotgun sequence.
TCCATGGCTTTACGGAGCCGGTCCTCCTTATTAGCAGCAACAACCTCCTTAAGGTCATCCACATTGTACACTCGTGCACCTTCAACGTCTGTGACACATGAACCCACATTTCGTGGTACAGATATATCAATAAAGAGCCTCACACCTCCAACTTCTGGACCGACAGGGGGAAGATCCTTGACATGCTCTTTCAAAAATAACGGTGCTTCCGATGCTGTGCTTGTGAAAACCACATCAGCTTCAGCAGCACAAGTTAGCATTTCAACGAGAGGTTTATAAATAATTTCTACATCCTTCAGCTCCTCACGGATTGCAGCTACTCTCTCCTCACTTCTGTTCACAACGACCATCTTTGTGCACCCTTTTGCTACTAAGTGCTTGATCACTAGCTTACCCATCTTGCCTGCTCCAATAACCAACATTCGGGCAGTAGCATGTGCAGATTCAGGAAGCTTCATTAAGGCTAACTCAACAGCAGCTGAGCTCACAGAAACTGCCCCAGCAGCAATATTGGTTTCAGTTCTAACCCTCTTTCCAACAGTGATTGCATGCTTGAACAGTCCACTAATGTTCCTCCCAAAGCCAACAACTCCCTGCCCAACTTTGACAACCTGTTTAACTTGTGCAAGAATTTGACCTTCTCCTAAGACTAGAGAATCAAGACCAGCTGATACTTCAAAAATATGCTGGGTAGCATCCTTGTTATACAATAAAAACCGGTGCTGACATATCTCCGACACAGGGATCCCGCTTGTCTGTCAAAAAACAGGCACGCGTTAGAAACTATCACCAGAACCAAAATGTAAGGTCTGTTATCTTTGCATAGCATGTTAATATCATGGAAACTAGCCGGAGAGGGTATCATATAAGAGGAAAATGCGATAAAATTATTTAATCTATAAACAAGTTATTATGTTTAATAATTGCATACAAATATGCAACAGTTTTTTTCTCCAAATTCATCAAATAAGagcaaaattaaaattttctataATGCAGATGAGTAATAGGGCCACAATATAAGGAAGGAGACAAACCCTTGACATCCATTCAGTCACTTCTTTAACACCACGATGCTGAGACAGAGCTACAACGTATATCTCCATTCTATTGCAGGTGCTCAGAACAGCAGCCTCTTCTATGTGATTTAAACCACACAGTTCTGCAATGGCTCGGGGCCATTCTGCTTCAGgaatggcaagtttttcacgcatCTCAACAGGGGCAGTATGAACACTAAGCCCAATTACGACAACACTGCTTCTTTCCTTCGTATACCCTACAAAGATAAATCATAAAAAATTTCATCAAGCAGTACAGACGGGAAAGTAGAACCAAGCAAAGTCCAAAGCCAACACAATTTCAGACAAAGGAGGAGATTTCAACTTGAGCTGCAGTCTCTATATATACTTTACGAAGCTTGGATATATAATAAAACGAAGAGCTCACAGATTCCAGATTACAGAAATGGGTTCTCTATTATTCACATCACATACAGATATATTCTAGAAATTAACATTTCAAATGCATGGATAATTGGCAAAAGAATCAATTCCCTAGTTAGCTAACTAATTCAATGTAATGAAATCATAGAGCATGTTTGCAGGGACTTATTCAATTTGAAGGACTCAACACCCACCCAGACACGGACAATGACCCTGCAacattttcttctcttaaaTCCTCAATTCAAGTAATTCCTCAGATTTTTACATTGCAAGAGTTTTAAGCTCTCATTCTGCTCGTGCAATTAGAACAAACAATTGGAGATGGCTCGATGGTTATATTCTGGAATTAATTGCATCTCAACTTAGTCCTCCAACTATACAGCTCTTCTACGATGGACTAAACTAGCCAATATCATTGTCATCCCGAAAGAAACTTCCCGCACTTCCTATTTCATTATGAAGTCTACAAGAAAGCAGATTTGTGGAAAGTTTCAGCAAAATCAAAGCTTTGACGACCAAATTCGCAAAATTCAACGTAAAACACGAAAAACAAAATCGAGACATTTCACAGAACACATCAAAATTGAGAagccaacaaaagaaaacatactGTCAGCGCCGGAGATTTTGAGCTGTTCTAGAGCAGAGATTGTGGAGGCATTGCTGGGATCGACCTTCCCAGACTCCACCGTCACATCTGAAGCAGAGACGTCACACCTAATCCCTCCTCTC
It encodes:
- the LOC120010987 gene encoding glutamyl-tRNA reductase 1, chloroplastic-like, producing MAVASGFATTLAGAKLETLLLNSSKSSSSSAAAALRGHSSNQVRLLCKPTRNCRRALVQRGGIRCDVSASDVTVESGKVDPSNASTISALEQLKISGADRYTKERSSVVVIGLSVHTAPVEMREKLAIPEAEWPRAIAELCGLNHIEEAAVLSTCNRMEIYVVALSQHRGVKEVTEWMSRTSGIPVSEICQHRFLLYNKDATQHIFEVSAGLDSLVLGEGQILAQVKQVVKVGQGVVGFGRNISGLFKHAITVGKRVRTETNIAAGAVSVSSAAVELALMKLPESAHATARMLVIGAGKMGKLVIKHLVAKGCTKMVVVNRSEERVAAIREELKDVEIIYKPLVEMLTCAAEADVVFTSTASEAPLFLKEHVKDLPPVGPEVGGVRLFIDISVPRNVGSCVTDVEGARVYNVDDLKEVVAANKEDRLRKAMEAQAIISEESKQFEAWRDSLETVPTIKKLRAYAERIRLAELDKCLSKMGDDIPKKTRRAVDDLSRGIVNKLLHGPMQHLRCDGSDSRTLSETLENMHALNRMFSLETELSILEEKIRAKEKQIQK